A single region of the Mustela lutreola isolate mMusLut2 chromosome 2, mMusLut2.pri, whole genome shotgun sequence genome encodes:
- the LOC131825826 gene encoding large ribosomal subunit protein eL36-like: MPLFSRKKLQKMRPSIVNNLKDLRVMPFRRGSHWRVAAMALRYPMAVGLNKGHKVTKNVSKPRHSRRRGRLTKHTKFLRDMIREVCGFAPYERRAMELLKECKDKRALKFIKKRVGTHIHAKREQEELSNVLATMRKAAAKKD; this comes from the coding sequence atgcccctattcagcaggaagaagttacagaagatgagaccttccatcgtcaacaaccttaaagatttaagggtcatgCCCTTCCGCCGCGGGAGCCATTGGAGAGTTGCAGCCATGGCTCTGCGCTACCCTATGGCCGTGGGCCTCAACAAGGGCCACAAAGTGACCAAGAACGTGAGCAAGCCAAGGCACAGCCGCCGCCGCGGGCGCCTCACCAAGCACACCAAGTTCCTGCGGGACATGATCCGAGAGGTGTGCGGCTTCGCCCCCTACGAGCGGCGGGCCATGGAGCTGCTCAAGGAGTGCAAGGACAAGCGCGCCCTCAAGTTCATCAAGAAAAGGGTGGGGACGCACATCCACGCCAAGAGGGAGCAAGAGGAGCTGAGCAACGTCCTCGCCACCATGAGGAAAGCGGCGGCCAAGAAGGATTGA